The Methanocella arvoryzae MRE50 DNA window TCTGGCTTTGCTTTCTGCAATTAATGCGGATATGTCTTGATCACTGCCCTTTTGATCGGTCTTGCCTGCTCTGTCGGTTATATCCGATACAGTATTCTGGATGCGGGCGAGGCTCTTTTTGGCTTCTTCCAGGCCGGCGTCGCTGAAGTCGAGCGGGCCCTGGTAGTTGGTATTCAGGATGAAAAACCTGACTGTCTCCGGGGAGTATTTCTGGAGGATGTCCCGGATGAGGAAGAAGTTTCCCAGCGACTTGGACATCTTTTCTTTATTCACCAGTAAGAAACCGTTGTGGATCCAGTATTTTGCGAACGGAACCTTTCCGGTGTAGGCTTCCGACTGCAGAATTTCAGATTCGTGATGGGGGAAGATGAGGTCCATGCCTCCGCCATGGATGTCGATCTGCTCGCCCAGCAGCTTTACTGACATGGCCGTGCATTCGATGTGCCAGCCGGGGCGGCCTTTCCCCCACGGGCTGTCCCATGACAGGCTTTCTCCGGGCTTTGCTGCCTTCCATAGCACGAAGTCCATGGGATTGCGCTTGCGCTCGTCTACTTCGATGCGTGCGCCGACCTTCAGGGAATCATAGGTCTGGTGAGACAGGACGCCCACTTCGCTCACCATCCGGTCGATGCTGAAGTACACGCTCCCCATAGACTCATACGCATAGCCCTTATCCACGAGAGCCTTAATAATCCCTATGATGGGGTCCATAAACTCCGTGACTCTTGGATAATGATCGGCCCGCATAACATTGAGGCGATCAATGTCCTCGAAGTAGGCGGCGATGAATTTTCTCGACAGCTCAGTCGGGTCTACATTCAGCTCCTTTGCCCGCTTGAGGATCTTATCGTCCACGTCGGTGAAATTCTGGACGTAAGTCACATCGTAGCCCCTGTATAACAGGTGCCTTCTGATGACGTCGAAGACAATGTACGACCGGGCGTGTCCCATGTGGCAGTAGTCGTAGACGGTCGGGCCGCAGACGTACATTTTTACTTTCCTGTCATCCAGCGGCTGGAAATCCTCGACTGTCTGTGTCAGTGTATTATAAAACCTGAGGGACGTTAGGCTCACCTCTTAAGAATATGGTGAATCGCATATTTCTCGATCATCCTTTGAAATGGCGACTCAAAGTAAGTTGCATGTTAGATATATTAAATTCTTTGGAAGTGACAATGCGATTATGTGCTCTTGCGCATCAGCCGCCGGGCTATTTCAGGCAGCACGAGAAGGCTGAGGGCGAGGGCCAGGCTGATGTAGAACATAACTGAGCCCGGCTGGTCTAAAGAGGAGCCAAAGATCACCATGATGGTAGCTCCCGGAAGCTCGCCAGCTATCGTAGCGAACAGGTAATCCTTGACTTTTACCCGGGACGCACCGGCGAGATAGCCGACTACATCGTAGTGTATTATGGGCAGCAGTCGCAGGAACAGGACGTACCGCCAGCCGTTCTCCTGGATACGTTCATCCACCGCAGGATACTTAACCAAAATTTTTCTCTTTACATAATCCTGGAACAGGTACCGGGAAATGCCGAACACCAGTAGTGCACTCAGAGTCGACCCGATCATCGCCATCGTAAGCCCTCCCGCTATGCCGAACAAGAACCCGCATGCGATAGTGAACGGTGTCAGGGGCAGGAAAAAGAACGGGCGTAGCAGGCTGAGTGCAATATAGGCGATAACTGCCAGCGCCCCGAAGGAGAGCACGAAGCTTTTGATTCCTTCAGGAGTGAGCTTCCCGTAGCTGTCTGCCAGGTTTTCCGGCCCGACGATCGCTATTGCTGCGATGATCAAGCCTGCCCACAGGATCACAGCGGCTACTCTAACGTTTATAAGATGCCGTACATCCACGAGTTCCATATCGCCCCGATAACTTATAACGTTTGTTTTCGTCTGGTAAGTGGAAACTATTTAGTCCTTGGAGCATATTATCCTTGGAGGTTCAAGTGACACATCCGCTTCAGGAGTACTTTTGCGAGGCCAAGGACGGGCGTATCGGGGACGA harbors:
- the cysS gene encoding cysteine--tRNA ligase — encoded protein: MSLTSLRFYNTLTQTVEDFQPLDDRKVKMYVCGPTVYDYCHMGHARSYIVFDVIRRHLLYRGYDVTYVQNFTDVDDKILKRAKELNVDPTELSRKFIAAYFEDIDRLNVMRADHYPRVTEFMDPIIGIIKALVDKGYAYESMGSVYFSIDRMVSEVGVLSHQTYDSLKVGARIEVDERKRNPMDFVLWKAAKPGESLSWDSPWGKGRPGWHIECTAMSVKLLGEQIDIHGGGMDLIFPHHESEILQSEAYTGKVPFAKYWIHNGFLLVNKEKMSKSLGNFFLIRDILQKYSPETVRFFILNTNYQGPLDFSDAGLEEAKKSLARIQNTVSDITDRAGKTDQKGSDQDISALIAESKARFDEHMDNNFSTREAIAEIFEFTRTVNRLLRGSFSADEAKQIAGLYDHFSNILGIRWETEQKEDMLADELMKLIIDIRAAVRKKKDYETSDLIRSRLKDLGITLEDTKEGVKVKRQ
- a CDS encoding TVP38/TMEM64 family protein translates to MELVDVRHLINVRVAAVILWAGLIIAAIAIVGPENLADSYGKLTPEGIKSFVLSFGALAVIAYIALSLLRPFFFLPLTPFTIACGFLFGIAGGLTMAMIGSTLSALLVFGISRYLFQDYVKRKILVKYPAVDERIQENGWRYVLFLRLLPIIHYDVVGYLAGASRVKVKDYLFATIAGELPGATIMVIFGSSLDQPGSVMFYISLALALSLLVLPEIARRLMRKST